GGCTCGAGTTAAAGCTACATAAAAAAGTCTTTTTTCCTCCTCTAGATTAAGAGCATCACCTATTGAACTTGGAATGATACCTTCTAAAAGAAGAGGAATAAATACATAATCCCATTCTAATCCTTTAGAACTGTGTATGGTTAAAAATGAGAGAGTTATATTTGTATTATAAAATTTATGTTTAAAAATATTTTCTAAAAATGGATTAGAAGCAACATTAAATTTGATATTAGAAGATTCAAAGAATTTGATAAACTCTTCCATGTAAATAAAGTTTCTAAAAAGAATTCCAATCGTAGCAGTTGGATTCAATTCTAAAATATCTTTGATTTTATCAAAAATAAATGAAATTTCATTAAAATGATTTTTAAAAATATTTAGATTAGGTTTTTTTAAAGAGCTATCTTTAGTTATAAGTGATTTTCTAAAACAATATTTTAATTTTTTAGAAAATTCATTTGATAAGTGTAAAATAGGATTGGTACTTCGATAGTTTTCTTTTAAAATAATAGTTTTAACATTGGGAAATTCATTAGAAAAATTTAGAATATTTTCCATGGAAGTTCCTTTAAAACCATAAATACTTTGATAGTCATCTCCAACAACCATGAGATTAGAATTTTTAGCTAGTAATTTTAAAATATGAACTTGTAAATTATCAGTATCTTGATATTCGTCAACCATAATATAT
This genomic stretch from Cetobacterium somerae ATCC BAA-474 harbors:
- a CDS encoding 3'-5' exonuclease, whose amino-acid sequence is INFLNNFELLKKTENFYSFNDLLIQFYKLLSLNLIIIDFQYIMVDEYQDTDNLQVHILKLLAKNSNLMVVGDDYQSIYGFKGTSMENILNFSNEFPNVKTIILKENYRSTNPILHLSNEFSKKLKYCFRKSLITKDSSLKKPNLNIFKNHFNEISFIFDKIKDILELNPTATIGILFRNFIYMEEFIKFFESSNIKFNVASNPFLENIFKHKFYNTNITLSFLTIHSSKGLEWDYVFIPLLLEGIIPSSIGDALNLEEEKRLFYVALTRAKKELFLSYPLSFYGDFGLFKTPSQFIENIDSSFFNIKRG